In Clostridia bacterium, a single genomic region encodes these proteins:
- a CDS encoding transposase, whose product VAYCLNQWDRLEAFLQDGRLELSNNRAERSIRPVVIGRRNWLFANTPRGAKASAVIYSIIETAKENGLNPFAYLRHLFEQMPNIDLVDPAAIEKLLPYSNSLPEACRTNR is encoded by the coding sequence GGTGGCCTACTGCCTCAACCAGTGGGATAGGCTCGAGGCTTTCCTGCAGGACGGACGGCTGGAGCTTAGCAACAACCGGGCGGAGCGGTCGATCAGGCCGGTCGTGATAGGCCGCCGCAACTGGCTATTCGCCAACACTCCCCGCGGGGCCAAAGCCAGCGCCGTGATCTATAGCATCATTGAAACGGCCAAGGAGAACGGGCTGAACCCCTTCGCCTATCTACGCCATCTGTTCGAGCAGATGCCGAACATTGACCTCGTCGATCCCGCGGCTATCGAGAAGCTGCTGCCCTACTCCAACTCATTGCCTGAGGCCTGCAGAACCAACCGGTAA